Proteins encoded by one window of Pempheris klunzingeri isolate RE-2024b chromosome 14, fPemKlu1.hap1, whole genome shotgun sequence:
- the gusb gene encoding beta-glucuronidase, which yields MVGAQAPGLLRALCLLAAVCPPGTGMLFPRESSSRELKELSGLWDFRADKSPNRNQGFDRAWYKSRLAETGPVIDMPVPASYNDITQDSTLRDFIGWVWYEREVVVPARWVADEGTRVVLRVGSAHYHSVVWVNGVKVTEHEGGHLPFEAEIGGLIRKDPATPCRITIAVNNTLTLQTLPPGSIQHMDDRTKYPDGFFVQNINFDFFNYAGIHRPVLLYVTPKVYVDDITVVTDFLDDTGLVNYRVSFQGAATAALKVTLIDKDGRCVDSSSEPSGVLKAADVKLWWPYLMHENPGYLYSLEVRVTAAGGRSSPEDVYTLPVGIRTVSVSSTQFLINNKPFYFHGVNKHEDSDIRGKGFDWPLIVKDFNLLKWLGANSFRTSHYPYAEEILQMCDRHGIVVIDECPGVGIKDIRSFQNASLTHHLAVMDELVGRDKNHPSVVMWSVANEPASEMPPAEFYFKTLIKHTKGLDPTRPVTYITDSNYARDKGAPYVDVICVNSYFSWYHDPGHVEVIPIQLRTQFENWYGKYQKPIIQSEYGADAVPGLHSDPPMMFTEEYQKVVLQSYHDVFDQKRKEYVIGELIWNFADFMTAQGVLRVVGNKKGVFTRQRQPKAAAFILKERYWRLANETGRLPPWTKYPCSL from the exons ATGGTCGGAGCCCAGGCCCCCGGGCTGCTGCGGGCCTTGTGCCTGTTGGCCGCGGTGTGTCCGCCGGGCACCGGCATGCTCTTCCCCCGGGAGTCCTCCTCCAGGGAGCTGAAGGAGCTGAGCGGGCTGTGGGACTTCAGGGCTGACAAGTCCCCAAACAGGAACCAGGGCTTCGACAGGGCTTGGTACAAAAGTCGTCTGGCAGAG ACCGGCCCTGTGATCGACATGCCCGTCCCCGCCAGCTACAACGACATCACCCAGGACTCCACGCTGAGAGATTTCATCGGCTGGGTGTGGTACGAGCGAGAGGTGGTGGTGCCCGCCCGCTGGGTTGCTGATGAAGGAACGAGAGTGGTTCTCAGAGTAGGAAGTGCTCACTATCATTCAGTAGTG TGGGTGAACGGGGTGAAAGTGACGGAGCACGAAGGCGGCCATCTTCCTTTCGAGGCTGAGATAGGCGGCTTAATCCGCAAGGACCCCGCTACGCCGTGCAGGATCACCATTGCTGTCAACAACACTCTGACTCTGCAGACTCTCCCTCCAGGAAGCATCCAGCACATGGACGACCGCACCAA gtATCCTGATGGGTTTTTTGTCCAAAACATCAACTTTGATTTCTTCAACTATGCTGGCATCCACCGTCCTGTCCTGCTGTACGTTACTCCCAAGGTGTATGTGGATGACATCACTGTGGTGACGGACTTCTTGGATGACACTG gtctAGTCAACTACAGAGTGTCCTTCCAAGGTGCGGCCACAGCCGCCCTGAAGGTCACTCTGATAGACAAAGATGGCCGCTGCGTGGACTCCTCCAGCGAGCCATCTGGAGTGCTCAAAGCAGCAGATGTCAAGCTGTGGTGGCCGTACTTGATGCATGAGAATCCAGGTTATCTTTACTCTCTGGAG GTTCGTGTAACAGCGGCTGGAGGCAGATCATCACCCGAGGACGTGTATACTCTACCAGTCGGCATCCGCACAGTCAGCGTTAGCAGCACCCAGTTCCTCATCAACAACAAGCCCTTCTATTTCCATGGAGTCAATAAGCATGAGGACTCTGAT ATTCGGGGTAAAGGCTTCGACTGGCCCCTCATCGTTAAGGACTTTAACTTATTGAAGTGGTTGGGGGCCAACTCGTTCCGCACCAGCCACTACCCGTACGCTGAGGAGATCCTGCAGATGTGTGACCGCCACGGCATCGTGGTGATAGATGAGTGCCCGGGGGTGGGCATCAAAGACAT TCGCAGCTTTCAGAACGCCTCCCTGACCCATCACCTGGCTGTCATGGACGAGCTCGTAGGGCGGGACAAAAACCACCCCTCTGTGGTCATGTGGTCAGTAGCCAATGAGCCGGCTTCAGAGATGCCCCCTGCTGAATTCTATTTCAA GACCCTGATAAAACATACCAAAGGCCTGGACCCCACTCGGCCCGTCACTTACATCACAGACAGTAACTATGCCAGGGACAAAGGG GCGCCCTATGTGGACGTAATCTGTGTAAACAGCTACTTCTCCTGGTACCATGATCCAGGACACGTGGAGGTGATTCCCATCCAGCTCAGAACTCAGTTTGAGAACTGGTATGGAAAGTACCAGAAACCCATCATCCAGAGTGAATATGGAGCAGATGCGGTGCCAGGGCTGCACAGC GATCCACCCATGATGTTTACCGAGGAGTACCAGAAAGTAGTCCTGCAGAGCTACCACGACGTGTTCGACCAGAAGAGGAAGGAGTATGTCATTGGTGAACTCATCTGGAACTTTGCCGACTTCATGACCGCACAAG GAGTCCTGCGTGTGGTTGGGAACAAGAAGGGTGTTTTCACCAGGCAAAGGCAGCCCAAAGCAGCAGCATTCATCCTGAAGGAGAGGTACTGGAGACTGGCAAACGAAACAGGCAGACTACCTCCTTGGACCAAGTACCCCTGCTCACTCTGA